The Vigna unguiculata cultivar IT97K-499-35 chromosome 6, ASM411807v1, whole genome shotgun sequence genome contains a region encoding:
- the LOC114187497 gene encoding transcription factor MYC2-like, translating into MKGKMREFIDSASSSVVSNANALQQRLQFILQSRQEWWVYAIFWQATKDSDSRDTLEYGDGFFMGTKGREGTEVRMPEEQTRNHVNDIEWFYRVSQTRSYAAGDGVVGCAFGSGVDVWLSGVKEFEVKECDERVGEARRHGIQTLVCVSVARGILELGSHEVLKLDYGVLQLAKSVLEEGESGSENPVSKQWVVPGKEEERERRRELEGSSTESSGPSDHDAEGNNNNVPTMGRRAGRVREALPVNHVEAERQRREKLNQRFYALRSAVPNVSKMDKASLLSDAVDYINELKAKISNLQVAFQAKQEGPAEQVQPQSIPAPSSATTEMRVEVQILGSEAMIRVQSLNVNHPSARLMDALRDVNLQVLHATISNIKEMMLQDVVVRVPHHLTTQEALQTAIRRRL; encoded by the coding sequence ATGAAAGGGAAGATGAGAGAATTTATAGATTCGGCATCCTCATCGGTGGTCTCAAACGCAAACGCGCTTCAGCAGCGTCTACAGTTCATTCTGCAGAGCCGTCAGGAATGGTGGGTGTATGCTATATTCTGGCAAGCCACCAAAGACAGCGACTCCCGTGACACACTGGAATATGGGGACGGCTTCTTCATGGGCACAAAGGGAAGAGAGGGAACGGAAGTCAGAATGCCGGAGGAACAAACGAGGAACCACGTGAACGACATCGAATGGTTCTACAGGGTGTCGCAAACTCGGTCGTATGCCGCCGGGGACGGTGTGGTGGGGTGTGCCTTCGGCTCGGGGGTGGATGTTTGGTTGAGCGGGGTGAAGGAGTTTGAAGTGAAGGAGTGTGACGAGAGAGTGGGGGAAGCACGGAGGCATGGGATCCAGACATTAGTGTGCGTGTCGGTGGCACGAGGGATCCTTGAGCTGGGTTCGCATGAGGTGCTGAAGCTGGATTATGGGGTTCTGCAACTGGCAAAATCGGTGTTAGAGGAGGGGGAGAGTGGGAGTGAGAATCCGGTGAGCAAGCAGTGGGTGGTTCCAGGCAaggaggaagagagagagaggagaagaGAATTGGAGGGATCGTCGACGGAGTCTTCAGGGCCTTCTGATCATGATGCGGAAGGCAATAACAACAACGTTCCCACGATGGGAAGAAGGGCGGGGAGGGTACGTGAGGCGCTTCCCGTAAATCACGTGGAGGCCGAGAGGCAGCGGCGAGAGAAGCTGAATCAGAGATTCTATGCTCTTCGCTCTGCTGTCCCTAACGTGTCCAAGATGGACAAGGCCTCCCTGCTTTCGGACGCCGTTGATTATATAAATGAACTGAAGGCCAAAATCAGCAACCTCCAGGTGGCGTTCCAGGCCAAGCAGGAAGGTCCGGCAGAGCAGGTCCAACCCCAATCCATTCCCGCACCCTCCTCTGCAACTACTGAGATGAGAGTTGAAGTCCAGATCTTGGGCTCCGAGGCCATGATAAGGGTGCAGAGCCTGAACGTTAACCACCCCTCTGCCCGGCTGATGGATGCTCTCAGGGACGTCAATTTGCAAGTTCTGCATGCCACAATCTCCAACATCAAAGAGATGATGCTTCAAGACGTCGTCGTCAGAGTTCCCCATCACCTCACCACCCAAGAGGCTCTCCAAACTGCTATTAGGCGCAGACTTTGA